In Candidatus Contubernalis alkalaceticus, the genomic window TTAAATATACCTTAGAAAAAAATGTTAAAAAAAATTAAAAATCAACCACATAAAATTGCCGCATCTTAATCTGTTCTCAATGCTTCAACAGGATCTTTCTGTGCAGCTATTCTTGCAGGAACTAATCCACCAAGCATGGTTATCGTCACACTAACAATCACCAGGAGAATTGCATATAACGGGTTAAGCTGCGCCACACCGGAAAGGTTCGTTAGCCTCTGTAGAATTATATTAGTTGGAATGGTCAAAATATATGCAATGAAAACTCCCAGAAGGCCGGCAGAAGTTCCAATAATAAAGGTTTCAGCATTAAATACCCGGGTAATGTCTTTCTTTCTCGCCCCTAAAGCTCTCAAAACACCTATTTCCTTTGTTCTCTCCAGAACCGATATATAAGTAATTATGGCGATCATGATAAAAGAAACCACTAGAGAAATTGCCGCAAATGCAACCAGGACCAGAGTGATTGCATTTAGAATTCCCCCCATCAGTGATGTAAGGGTAGATGCTAAATCTGTATAAACAACCATATCATCTGTAACTTTATCCACGTTCCATGCATCCAAATAATCCAAAGCCCTTTCCTTTGCAGAAAAATCAGTTGGATACAATGTAATCATAGAGGGAGTTCCGTCAGCGCCAAGCATTGACAAAACCTGCTCTTTTGTAGCTGCTTTTCCGCTAATACTCCCAAACATCCCACTCATTGACCTTGTCATCCCTGTGGTTTCAGATACGGCAAAGGTCTCGCCGGTGAGCACATTATAATCCGCCTCTCGCTGTGCTTTAACAATTTCTGAGTTTTGAGCATCTTCAATAAAAAATAAAGACAATGCGTCTGAATAAGCAATCCCTTGAGAGAGGATAGTCAACGTAATATCCTCCCCGGGGCGTACAATGCCCACAATATTTAAAGTTATAGAATTTTCGCTGTTGTATAATTCAATCAAATTGCCGGGCACACCGTTTACCACAAAGTAATCACCTTTTTGTACATAGTAATCGTCATTTAGAATTATTTTGAGCTCATAGCCGATTATATCATCAAAGCTGATTTTATCTGCCCCAACATCTTTACCCAGAGCTTCAACAATGGAATGCTTCAACTTATTGTTGCTGCCAACGATCAAAACCAGGTCAGTTATTTCTGCCGGGAATCTACCGGACAGTAAATCATAATTGTTTTCAAGATATCCTGATTTCTTGGAGTTTAAATTGGTTGGGTACGGCGTAAAGTTTATTAATGCTGTGTTCACCGAAGCTGCTTTCTCACCATGTAATTTCAGCAGATTCTTGTTTACAGAACGGGTATAAGTAATACCCGACAACAAAGAAGAATCAATATCCTGTAAATAAGTAAGGTATTCATCAGTAAATAC contains:
- a CDS encoding ABC transporter ATP-binding protein/permease, with the translated sequence MLELIDISKSYTTGTFTQKALDGVCLKFRQKEFVAILGASGSGKTTCLNIIGGLDRYDKGDLIINGKSTRGFKDAEWDAYRNNSIGFIFQSYNLIAHLSILENVGMGMALSGIPNSQKFKKAVDVLEKVGLKDHMHKKPNQLSGGQMQRVAVARALANDPDIILADEPTGSLDSETSKQILDLIREMAKDKLVIMVTHDTELAQQYSDRIINFHDGEVVGDSNPPEAVDMNSQYKLKKTSMSFLTAIKSSGKNIATKKWRTALTAFASSMGIIGIALVLSLSNGFDSQIKNMESETLAGFPIMITQSALEINMSEGRHGMFGDSITVESNDSRYIYPYDPDEDNVTHTNVFTDEYLTYLQDIDSSLLSGITYTRSVNKNLLKLHGEKAASVNTALINFTPYPTNLNSKKSGYLENNYDLLSGRFPAEITDLVLIVGSNNKLKHSIVEALGKDVGADKISFDDIIGYELKIILNDDYYVQKGDYFVVNGVPGNLIELYNSENSITLNIVGIVRPGEDITLTILSQGIAYSDALSLFFIEDAQNSEIVKAQREADYNVLTGETFAVSETTGMTRSMSGMFGSISGKAATKEQVLSMLGADGTPSMITLYPTDFSAKERALDYLDAWNVDKVTDDMVVYTDLASTLTSLMGGILNAITLVLVAFAAISLVVSFIMIAIITYISVLERTKEIGVLRALGARKKDITRVFNAETFIIGTSAGLLGVFIAYILTIPTNIILQRLTNLSGVAQLNPLYAILLVIVSVTITMLGGLVPARIAAQKDPVEALRTD